The following coding sequences lie in one Rutidosis leptorrhynchoides isolate AG116_Rl617_1_P2 chromosome 6, CSIRO_AGI_Rlap_v1, whole genome shotgun sequence genomic window:
- the LOC139854209 gene encoding uncharacterized protein, whose product MRRRRGKKNFWELLDEVVRGCPADHRLIIGGDLNGHIGADAKGYEGTHGGFGYGVRNEEGRSILEFFIAHDLVVTNSFFKKQDAQLATFHSGGRSTQIDFLLLGKGDLRNCRDCKVLPALTCSSQHRLLVMNLAT is encoded by the coding sequence GAGACGTGGAAAGAAGAACTTTTGGGAATTGTTAGACGAGGTTGTGAGGGGGTGTCCAGCCGACCATCGCCTAATTATAGGGGGCGATCTGAATGGACACATAGGAGCGGATGCCAAAGGTTATGAGGGAACCCATGGGGGCTTTGGGTATGGTGTTAGAAATGAAGAAGGACGCTCTATACTGGAGTTCTTTATTGCCCATGATTTGGTTGTTACAAACTCTTTCTTCAAGAAGCAGGATGCTCAGTTAGCCACTTTTCATAGCGGGGGTCGTAGTACCCAGATTGACTTTTTGCTTCTCGGTAAAGGGGACCTTAGGAATTGTAGGGACTGTAAAGTCCTCCCAGCCTTGACTTGCTCCTCCCAACACAGATTGTTGGTCATGAATTTAGCCACCTAG